The following proteins are co-located in the Synchiropus splendidus isolate RoL2022-P1 chromosome 14, RoL_Sspl_1.0, whole genome shotgun sequence genome:
- the LOC128771335 gene encoding ras-related protein Rab-8B-like, which translates to MAKTYDYLFKLLLIGDSGVGKTCLLFRFSEDSFNTTFISTIGIDFKIRTIELDGKRVKLQIWDTAGQERFRTITTAYYRGAMGIMLVYDICNEKSFENIKNWIRNIEEHASSDVEKMILGNKCDMTDRRQVSKDRGEKLAIDYGVKFLETSAKSSLNVEEAFYTMGRDILHNLNSKTADNAAGASGKPVKLSDKKSKKIKIFKCSLI; encoded by the exons ATGGCTAAAACGTACGATTACCTGTTCAAGCTGTTGCTGATCGGAGACAGCGGCGTGGGCAAGACATGTCTGCTGTTCAGGTTCAGCGAGGACTCCTTCAACACCACCTTCATATCCACCATCG GAATCGACTTCAAAATCCGGACGATAGAGCTGGATGGGAAACGGGTCAAGCTCCAGATCTG GGACACGGCGGGTCAGGAGAGGTTCCGCACCATCACCACGGCCTACTACAGAGGAGCCATG GGGATCATGCTGGTGTACGACATCTGCAACGAGAAGTCGTTTGAGAACATCAAGAACTGGATCAGGAACATCGAAGAG CACGCCTCGTCCGACGTGGAGAAGATGATCCTGGGCAACAAATGCGACATGACTGACAGGAGGCAGGTGTCCAAAGACAGGGGGGAGAAA CTGGCGATCGATTACGGAGTCAAGTTCCTAGAAACCAGTGCGAAGTCCAGTTTAAACGTTGAAGAG GCTTTTTACACCATGGGACGAGACATATTGCATAATCTGAACTCAAAGACC GCCGACAACGCCGCCGGCGCGTCCGGGAAACCTGTGAAGCTGTCGGATAAGAAGTCGAAGAAAATCAAGATCTTCAAGTGCTCGCTCATCTAG
- the rps27l gene encoding 40S ribosomal protein S27-like, with protein sequence MPLARDFLHPPVNHERRLHKKKRLVQSPNSYFMDVKCPGCYKITTVFSHAQSVVLCVGCSTVLCQPKGGKARLTEGCSFRRKQH encoded by the exons ATGCCC TTAGCCCGGGACTTCCTCCACCCTCCCGTCAACCATGAGAGAAGGCTGCACAAAAAGAAGAGACTCGTCCAGAGTCCCAACTCCTACTTCATGGACGTGAAGTGCCCAG GCTGCTACAAGATCACCACGGTGTTCAGTCACGCCCAGTCGGTGGTTCTGTGCGTGGGGTGCTCGACCGTGTTGTGTCAGCCGAAGGGAGGAAAAGCCAGACTGACGGAAG GCTGCTCCTTTCGGAGGAAGCAACACTGA
- the dnaja gene encoding dnaJ homolog subfamily A member 4 has protein sequence MVHETGFYDLLGVSPKSSPDEIKKAYRKLALKYHPDKNPSEGERFKLISQAYEVLSDPKKRDLYDQGGEQAIKEGGMGGGSSPMDIFNMFFGGGGRMQRERKGKNLVHQLSVTLEEMYNGATRKLALQKNMVCEKCEGYGGKKGTLEKCSTCKGRGVQIRVQQLGPGMIQQIQSMCSDCQGQGESFSAKDRCKTCNGHKVERKKKILEVHIDKGMKDGQRITFHGEGDQEPGLEPGDVIIVLDSKDHPVYQRRDDNLMMKMEIKLVEALCGLKKTIQTLDNRTLVITAQPGEVIKPNDIKCVQNEGMPIYRNPYEKGQLLIQFQVAFPEKHWLPEHLMYQLERLLPTREDVMVTDDAEEVDLCEVEPWSEQRSYSREAYDEDEEGPRTGVQCQTQ, from the exons ATGGTTCATGAAACCGGCTTCTACGACCTGCTGGGCGTGAGCCCCAAATCCTCCCCGGACGAGATCAAGAAAGCGTACAGAAAACTGGCCCTCAAGTATCACCCCGACAAGAATCCCAGCGAAGGAGAACGA TTCAAGCTCATTTCCCAGGCCTACGAGGTGCTATCCGACCCAAAAAAGAGAGACCTGTATGACCAAGGAGGGGAGCAAGCCATCAAAGAAGGCGGGATGGGCGGAGGGTCTTCCCCGATGGacattttcaacatgttttttggTGGCGGCGGCCGCatgcagagggagagaaaag GAAAGAATCTAGTTCACCAGCTCAGTGTCACTCTGGAGGAGATGTACAACGGCGCCACTAGGAAACTTGCCCTTCAGAAGAACATGGTCTGTGAGAAGTGTGAAG GTTACGGAGGCAAGAAAGGCACCTTGGAGAAGTGTTCCACGTGCAAGGGCCGAGGGGTGCAGATCCGTGTGCAGCAGCTGGGACCCGGCATGATCCAACAGATCCAGAGCATGTGCTCAGACTGCCAGGGTCAGGGCGAGTCCTTCAGCGCCAAGGACCGCTGCAAAACCTGCAACGGACACAAGGTGGAGCGCAAGAAGAAGATTCTGGAGGTTCACATCGACAAAG GGATGAAAGACGGCCAGAGAATCACCTTCCACGGCGAGGGAGACCAGGAGCCAGGGCTGGAGCCCGGGGACGTCATCATCGTGCTGGATTCCAAGGACCACCCTGTTTACCAGCGGCGTGACGACaatttgatgatgaagatggagatcaAGCTGGTGGAGGCCCTGTGTGGTCTGAAGAAGACCATCCAGACGCTGGACAACAGGACACTGGTCATCACCGCACAGCCAG GTGAGGTCATCAAGCCCAACGACATCAAGTGTGTCCAGAACGAGGGAATGCCCATTTACAGGAACCCCTACGAGAAGGGTCAACTTCTCATCCAGTTCCAG GTGGCATTCCCAGAAAAACACTGGCTCCCCGAACATCTCATGTACCAGCTGGAACGACTGCTTCCCACCAGGGAAGACGTGATGGTCACCGACGACGCGGAAGAGGTGGATCTGTGCGAGGTGGAACCGTGGTCCGAGCAGCGCAGCTACAGCAGAGAGGCGTACGATGAGGACGAGGAGGGTCCCAGGACGGGCGTGCAGTGTCAGACGCAGTGA
- the idh3a gene encoding isocitrate dehydrogenase [NAD] subunit alpha, mitochondrial isoform X1, with amino-acid sequence MMAGNAWRSAILNLLTKWRVSISGKDKIKSQELPRLVGAFTNKSPQSRTFTRGLQTVTLIPGDGIGPEISAAVMKIFEAAEAPIQWEERNVTAIQGPGGKWMIPPDAKESMDRNKIGLKGPLKTPIAAGHPSMNLLLRKTFDLYANVRPCVSIEGYKTPYTDVNLVTIRENTEGEYSGIEHVIVDGVVQSIKLITEQASQRIADYAFEYARNNQRASVTAVHKANIMRMSDGLFLRKCREAAEKHKDIKFTEMYLDTVCLNMVQDPTQFDVLVMPNLYGDILSDLCAGLIGGLGVTPSGNIGANGVAIFESVHGTAPDIAGKDMANPTALLLSAVMMLRHMGLHGHAKKIETACFNTIRDKKVLTKDLGGNSKCSEFTQAICQRVRDMQ; translated from the exons ATGATGGCAGGAAACGCTTGGAGGTCAGCC ATTCTTAACCTACTAACAAAGTGGAGGGTATCGATCAGTGGCAAGGATAAAATCAAGTCACAAGAA TTGCCACGGCTGGTAGGAGCTTTCACAAACAAGAGTCCACAATCGAGGACTTTCACACGTGGG CTACAAACGGTGACCCTGATCCCCGGAGATGGAATTGGCCCGGAGATTTCGGCAGCCGTGATGAAGATATTCGAAGCAGCTGAG GCTCCTATCCAGTGGGAGGAAAGAAATGTCACTGCCATTCAAGGACCTGGTGGAAAGTGGATGATTCCTCCAGATGCCAAAGAGTCAATGGACAGAAACAAAATCGGCCTTAAAG GTCCTTTAAAGACCCCCATCGCCGCTGGTCACCCCTCAATGAACCTGCTGTTGAGGAAGACCTTTGACCTCTACGCCAATGTGCGACCTTGTGTTTCTATCGAGGGCTATAAGACGCCGTATACGGACGTCAACCTTGTGACCATCAGGGAGAACACAGAGGGGGAGTACAGTGGCATTGAGCATGTG ATTGTTGATGGGGTCGTGCAGAGTATTAAGCTCATTACGGAACAAGCTAGTCAGCGCATCGCAGACTATGCGTTTGAGTACGCCAGGAACAACCAGAGGGCGAGTGTCACAGCGGTTCATAAAGCTAATATAAT GCGCATGTCAGATGGGCTTTTCCTGAGGAAATGTCGTGAGGCTGCAGAGAAGCACAAAGATATCAAGTTCACCGAGATGTACCTGGATACCGTGTGCCTTAAT ATGGTTCAGGATCCCACGCAGTTTGACGTGCTAGTGATGCCCAATTTGTATGGCGACATTCTGAG TGACCTGTGTGCTGGCTTAATCGGCGGGCTCGGGGTGACACCTAGTGGAAACATTGGTGCGAACGGCGTCGCCATTTTTGAGTCT GTTCACGGAACGGCTCCAGACATAGCAGGAAAAGACATGGCCAACCCCACCGCCCTGCTGCTGAGTGCGGTCATGATGCTGCGTCACATGGGTCTGCACGGACACGCCAAAAAGATCGAGACGGCCTGTTTCAACACCATCCGGGACAAGAAG GTTCTGACCAAGGATCTGGGCGGGAACTCCAAGTGCTCAGAGTTCACCCAAGCCATCTGTCAACGAGTGCGCGACATGCAGTGA
- the idh3a gene encoding isocitrate dehydrogenase [NAD] subunit alpha, mitochondrial isoform X2, which yields MMAGNAWRSALPRLVGAFTNKSPQSRTFTRGLQTVTLIPGDGIGPEISAAVMKIFEAAEAPIQWEERNVTAIQGPGGKWMIPPDAKESMDRNKIGLKGPLKTPIAAGHPSMNLLLRKTFDLYANVRPCVSIEGYKTPYTDVNLVTIRENTEGEYSGIEHVIVDGVVQSIKLITEQASQRIADYAFEYARNNQRASVTAVHKANIMRMSDGLFLRKCREAAEKHKDIKFTEMYLDTVCLNMVQDPTQFDVLVMPNLYGDILSDLCAGLIGGLGVTPSGNIGANGVAIFESVHGTAPDIAGKDMANPTALLLSAVMMLRHMGLHGHAKKIETACFNTIRDKKVLTKDLGGNSKCSEFTQAICQRVRDMQ from the exons ATGATGGCAGGAAACGCTTGGAGGTCAGCC TTGCCACGGCTGGTAGGAGCTTTCACAAACAAGAGTCCACAATCGAGGACTTTCACACGTGGG CTACAAACGGTGACCCTGATCCCCGGAGATGGAATTGGCCCGGAGATTTCGGCAGCCGTGATGAAGATATTCGAAGCAGCTGAG GCTCCTATCCAGTGGGAGGAAAGAAATGTCACTGCCATTCAAGGACCTGGTGGAAAGTGGATGATTCCTCCAGATGCCAAAGAGTCAATGGACAGAAACAAAATCGGCCTTAAAG GTCCTTTAAAGACCCCCATCGCCGCTGGTCACCCCTCAATGAACCTGCTGTTGAGGAAGACCTTTGACCTCTACGCCAATGTGCGACCTTGTGTTTCTATCGAGGGCTATAAGACGCCGTATACGGACGTCAACCTTGTGACCATCAGGGAGAACACAGAGGGGGAGTACAGTGGCATTGAGCATGTG ATTGTTGATGGGGTCGTGCAGAGTATTAAGCTCATTACGGAACAAGCTAGTCAGCGCATCGCAGACTATGCGTTTGAGTACGCCAGGAACAACCAGAGGGCGAGTGTCACAGCGGTTCATAAAGCTAATATAAT GCGCATGTCAGATGGGCTTTTCCTGAGGAAATGTCGTGAGGCTGCAGAGAAGCACAAAGATATCAAGTTCACCGAGATGTACCTGGATACCGTGTGCCTTAAT ATGGTTCAGGATCCCACGCAGTTTGACGTGCTAGTGATGCCCAATTTGTATGGCGACATTCTGAG TGACCTGTGTGCTGGCTTAATCGGCGGGCTCGGGGTGACACCTAGTGGAAACATTGGTGCGAACGGCGTCGCCATTTTTGAGTCT GTTCACGGAACGGCTCCAGACATAGCAGGAAAAGACATGGCCAACCCCACCGCCCTGCTGCTGAGTGCGGTCATGATGCTGCGTCACATGGGTCTGCACGGACACGCCAAAAAGATCGAGACGGCCTGTTTCAACACCATCCGGGACAAGAAG GTTCTGACCAAGGATCTGGGCGGGAACTCCAAGTGCTCAGAGTTCACCCAAGCCATCTGTCAACGAGTGCGCGACATGCAGTGA
- the lrrc61 gene encoding leucine-rich repeat-containing protein 61, translated as MELKRDKEQDAEFEKITAAVLKSHTGEFDLESILFLKFRCLGIHDLGCIGECMNLERLDLSGNNITSLSALSSLRLLCVLNLSSNRICNLEPLHGCESLQNLNVAGNFISSTENLHCLQSLRKLENIRLKDNTYNYSNPVCRSASYRATVLEMFPHIKVLDGERVVGRGSDLYQLCKDIDDTIKAASYKNGQIMEHHDCKPWVEENYWDIKRSNNAIVEEAYKQFNDVLHECRLLNNRATHVISQTERSMSLKKQPKQYAI; from the exons ATGGAGCTGAAGCGAGACAAGGAGCAAG ATGCAGAGTTTGAGAAGATAACTGCGGCGGTGCTGAAGTCGCACACGGGAGAGTTTGACCTGGAGTCCATACTGTTCCTCAAATTCAGATGTTTAG GGATCCACGACCTTGGGTGCATCGGCGAATGTATGAATCTGGAGCGACTGGACCTGTCTGGAAACAACATCACCAGTTTATCGGCGCTGTCGTCGCTTCGGCTGCTCTGCGTTCTTAATCTGTCTTCCAACAGGATTTGCAATTTAG AGCCACTGCACGGCTGTGAGAGTTTGCAGAATCTGAACGTGGCTGGTAATTTCATATCCAG CACAGAAAACCTCCATTGCCTTCAGTCTTTGAGAAAGCTGGAAAATATTCGTCTTAAAGACAACACCTACAACTACTCCAATCCAG TGTGCCGGAGCGCTTCATACAGAGCCACGGTCCTTGAGATGTTTCCTCACATCAAAGTCCTGGATG GTGAGAGAGTTGTGGGTCGTGGGAGCGACCTGTACCAGTTATGTAAGGATATTGACGACACTATTAAAG CTGCTTCGTACAAGAATGGACAGATAATGGAGCATCATGACTGCAAACCCTGGGTGGAGGAGAACTACTGGGACATCAAGAGGTCCAACAATGCCATCGTTGAAGAGGCTTATAAACAGTTCAATG ATGTTCTTCATGAGTGCAGGCTGCTGAACAACAGAGCCACTCACGTCATCTCACAAACTGAAAGGTCTATGAGCCTGAAGAAGCAGCCAAAGCAGTACGCCATCTGA